A genomic window from Nicotiana sylvestris chromosome 11, ASM39365v2, whole genome shotgun sequence includes:
- the LOC138881341 gene encoding uncharacterized mitochondrial protein AtMg00820-like, with the protein MQDELNQFKKSQVWHLVPRPKDRSVIDTKWIFINKLDEDGKITRNKARLVVQGYSQEEGIDYDETFAPVARLEAIRLLITFRKKCLSRYIEIKECPNHVYKLDKALYGLKQAPRAWYERLSKYLLEHDYKRGKIDNTLFLKENG; encoded by the exons atgcaagatgaactcaaccaatttaagaaaagtcaagtttggcatttggtaccaagacccaaggacagatcagtaattgACACAAAATGGATCTTCAtaaacaagcttgatgaagatggaaaaaTTACTagaaacaaggcaagattggtggttcaaggatatagtcaagaggagggcatagactatgatgagacctttgctccagttgcaagattgGAAGCAATTAGACTCCTTATAACATTT aggaagaagtgtttgtcaagaTACATTGAAATCAAGGAATGTCCTAATCATGTGTACAAGCTTGACAAGGCACTTTATGGGCTCAAGCAGgctccaagagcatggtatgaaagacTATCGAAATACTTGCTTGAGCATgactacaagagaggtaaaattgacaataCTTTATTCTTGAAAGAAAATGGTTAA
- the LOC104211787 gene encoding cysteine-rich receptor-like protein kinase 2 gives MERATPSILCSLFFIALFLLLPDLSVGEPRSQPVQIICGNQPEENTTIFVPNFVATMETISQQMRTRGYGVAVIGTGPNTNYGLAQCYGDLSLLDCVLCYAEARTVLPQCFPYNGGRIYLDGCFMRAENYTFYDQYLGPEDRHVCGNTTTKGSLFQQTARRAVQQAVANAPSNNGYARAEVPVPGPSNETAYVLADCWKTLSANACTACLQNASASMLGCLPWSEGRALYTGCFMRYSDTNFLNAISTSGGSSSGGKVVVIVIVVVSSVVVLAVGAVIGIYIWKNKQIQKKRKGAKDAEKLVKILHDSSLNFKYSTLDKATGSFDEANKLGQGGFGTVYKGVLQDGREIAVKRLFFNNKHRAADFYNEVNIISSVEHKNLVRLLGCSCSGPESLLVYEFLPNQSLDRFIFDSNKGKALNWEKRFEIIIGTAEGLVYLHENTKNRIIHRDIKASNILLDSRLRAKIADFGLARSFQEDKSHISTAIAGTLGYMAPEYLAHGQLTEKVDVYSFGVLLLEIVTGRQNNRSKNAEYTDSLVSIAWEHFQRGRTEELFDPNLMLHNYHTINVKNEVLRVLHVGLLCTQEIATLRPYMSKALQMLVKKEEELPPPTNPPFIDEKTMELHDPWEKYSNDPLREGDSASDATLSYSGFYPR, from the exons ATGGAGAGAGCCACCCCTTCAATTTTATGTAGTCTCTTTTTTATTGCATTGTTCCTACTTCTACCAGATCTTTCAGTGGGTGAGCCAAGATCTCAGCCAGTCCAGATCATATGTGGAAATCAACCCGAGGAAAATACAACGATTTTTGTCCCAAACTTTGTTGCCACAATGGAAACAATAAGTCAGCAAATGAGGACTAGAGGATATGGAGTAGCAGTTATTGGAACTGGACCGAACACTAACTATGGACTGGCGCAATGCTATGGCGATCTTTCTTTACTTGACTGTGTCTTATGCTATGCTGAAGCGCGAACTGTTCTGCCCCAGTGCTTCCCTTATAACGGAGGGAGAATCTATCTTGACGGCTGCTTTATGCGAGCAGAGAATTACACATTCTATGACCAGTACTTAGGTCCAGAGGACAGGCATGTATGTGGAAATACGACCACAAAAGGTTCTTTGTTCCAACAGACTGCCCGGCGAGCTGTTCAGCAAGCGGTTGCAAATGCACCGAGTAATAATGGCTATGCACGTGCTGAAGTGCCAGTGCCCGGGCCTTCCAACGAGACAGCTTATGTTCTTGCTGATTGCTGGAAGACACTGAGCGCAAACGCCTGCACAGCATGTTTACAAAATGCATCTGCCTCCATGTTGGGATGCTTACCTTGGTCAGAAGGTCGAGCGTTGTACACTGGATGCTTCATGAGATATTCTGATACAAATTTTCTCAATGCTATTTCTACAAGCGGAGGCTCATCATCAGGAG GAAAAGTTGTAGTCattgtaattgttgttgttaGTTCTGTGGTAGTCTTGGCAGTAGGTGCTGTCATTGGTATTTATATCTGGAAGAACAAACAAATCCAGAAGAAGAGAAAAG GTGCAAAGGATGCGGAGAAACTAGTTAAGATCCTTCACGACAGCAGCTTGAACTTCAAATATTCCACACTTGACAAAGCCACAGGGTCATTCGACGAGGCCAACAAGCTCGGGCAAGGTGGATTTGGCACAGTTTATAAG GGTGTTCTGCAAGATGGGAGAGAGATTGCGGTCAAAAGGCTGTTCTTCAACAACAAACACAGAGCTGCAGATTTCTATAATGAGGTTAACATAATTAGTAGTGTTGAGCACAAAAACTTGGTAAGGTTATTGGGATGCAGCTGCTCAGGACCGGAAAGCCTTCTCGTATATGAGTTCCTCCCTAACCAGAGTCTTGATCGCTTCATCTTTG ACTCTAACAAAGGTAAAGCTTTAAACTGGGAGAAAAGATTTGAGATAATTATAGGGACTGCAGAAGGTTTGGTATACCTCCACGAAAACACAAAGAATCGAATAATTCACAGAGACATAAAAGCAAGCAATATTCTGTTGGACTCGAGGCTCCGTGCAAAAATTGCTGATTTTGGGTTGGCTAGGTCATTCCAAGAAGACAAGAGTCACATAAGCACTGCTATTGCTGGCACATT AGGATATATGGCTCCGGAATACTTAGCACATGGCCAATTAACAGAGAAAGTAGATGTTTACAGCTTTGGAGTTCTTCTACTGGAGATTGTTACGGGAAGGCAAAATAACAGGAGCAAAAACGCAGAATATACGGACAGCTTAGTTTCCATT GCATGGGAACACTTTCAACGTGGGAGAACGGAGGAACTGTTCGATCCAAATCTCATGTTGCATAACTACCACACAATCAATGTGAAAAATGAGGTGCTGAGAGTGTTACATGTGGGACTTCTATGCACTCAAGAAATCGCGACGTTGAGGCCCTACATGTCTAAGGCATTACAGATGCTCGTCAAGAAAGAAGAAGAGTTGCCTCCACCTACTAATCCACCTTTTATAGATGAGAAAACAATGGAACTTCATGACCCTTGGGAGAAGTACTCAAACGACCCGCTTAGAGAAGGCGATTCTGCTTCGGATGCCACCTTATCTTACAGCGGTTTTTATCCCAGATGA